The following coding sequences lie in one Acropora palmata chromosome 3, jaAcrPala1.3, whole genome shotgun sequence genomic window:
- the LOC141875548 gene encoding uncharacterized protein LOC141875548: MARSNPEGCAGYFGWLACRAPSCPYNTTGVKVSNWWLFLCLSYFSCFVVGIAFAVAGFASMGIEMAAVGVVLVIVGACLAFLCDVMRRCGCGWTKISPQPSFSRQQIFQENLDVGLPIPYLPGYPGFQGNNPGTPPPYTISQGGINSAPTFWCACRTPVNLIENPECFEDLLNRDTLSSDALNIGREPTRTENVREVGNMELGVPLSVQHNSLNSPPPYDFETFDSQSTVSWLFDIPPPYGEIV, translated from the coding sequence ATGGCGAGAAGTAATCCTGAAGGCTGTGCAGGATATTTTGGTTGGTTAGCATGTAGGGCACCTTCCTGTCCTTATAACACAACTGGTGTTAAAGTGTCCAACTGGTGGCTGTTTCTCTGCTTGAGTtattttagttgttttgttgtcgGGATCGCCTTTGCAGTGGCGGGATTTGCCTCGATGGGCATTGAAATGGCCGCTGTCGGTGTAGTCCTCGTGATCGTTGGCGCATGTTTGGCTTTCCTTTGTGATGTGATGCGTCGATGTGGCTGTGGGTGGACTAAAATCTCACCTCAACCATCATTTTCCCGGCAGCAAATATTCCAAGAGAACTTAGATGTGGGGTTGCCTATTCCATATCTTCCCGGTTATCCAGGATTCCAAGGAAATAACCCAGGTACTCCGCCTCCCTATACGATTTCGCAAGGAGGCATAAACTCGGCCCCAACATTTTGGTGCGCGTGCAGAACGCCAGTCAACTTAATTGAAAATCCAGAATGTTTTGAGGACTTGCTAAACAGAGACACGCTATCATCGGATGCATTAAACATCGGAAGAGAGCCTACGAGAACTGAAAACGTTAGAGAAGTCGGGAACATGGAACTCGGTGTCCCCTTATCTGTTCAGCACAATTCTCTGAACTCTCCCCCACCCTATGACTTTGAAACGTTCGATAGTCAAAGTACAGTATCGTGGTTATTTGACATTCCTCCTCCATATGGTGAAATCGTGTGA